The window GAAATGCTCAAGCAATCCGTCTTGTACATACGATTTTGAAACTTAACTTAACTTACTCACAAATCGCGTGTATTTTAAAATATTCTAAACCTGCCTATTGGACTGAAGCGATACCGCCTGAGTTTAGTTATTTAATGAAAAAGCCGGGCTTCTATCTTTCTGAAGAACCGTTTGTTAACGCGTTACTTGAGAGCTTTGGGCAAAAAACCTTTCACCGCTATCCATTGGTTTATATTATGGAGGCGGCAGATGATATCTCTTACTGTATTGCTGATTTAGAAGATGCTGTAGAAAAGCGTATCTTTACTGTTGAACAGCTATACCAATATCTGCTTGATGAATGGGGGCCAATGAAAGAAGATGATCTATTTGATAGAGTAGTGACAAGAGCCTTTAAGAGTTTACAATACCCATTAAGTGCTGATCAATTTTTTATGTATCTCCGCGTTAATACAATTGGTAAGCTAGTCCCACATGCTGCTGAGCGTTTTATTGAAAATATTGATACGATTTATGATGGATCATTTAATCACGCCTTACTTGAAGATCATGATGCAGAATTTAAGTTACTAGAGATCTTTAAAAAGGTAGGCTTTAAATATGTATTTAATCATGAATCGGTAGAAAATATTGAACTGCAAGGCTACCGTATCATTAGTGGTTTATTAGATATTTATAGTCCACTACTGGCAATGCCTGTCGCTGATTTTAGTAAACTGGTGAAAGAAGGGCGACACAATCACTATATGATCGAAACGCGTTTATATCATAAGCTATCGGCTAAACACTGCATTGCTTATGAAGAAGCTGTAACGCAGCTTAACCAAGATGACCCATCGTTTACGGTCTGGGAGTTTTATTACCGAGCTCGTTTATTACAAGATTATATCAGCGGAATGACTGATCATTTTGCTTATGATGAATATCGCAAGTTAATGGTGAGTGATTAGCACCGCAATGGTGCAATATCACCTATCTGTTCTAAAGTAATTATTTCGATTGCTTATCAAACATTCTATCTATCATCTTATTCTTATCCACTTACTACAGATAAGAGAGATTACCCTATCTATTTTAATATAATTTTTTCGTTAAATTATTGTTGTAAAGTGTAATTCTAGTATAAAAATAACTTGAATTTATGGAAATAATTACTCAATGCGACTGTTGGCATAACATTTGCAGTACCTTAATTGACATTTCAATTATGAGGAGTAAGCCATGAAGTTAGTTACCGTCATTATCAAACCTTTTAAGCTGGAAGAAGTTCGCGAAGCGCTATCTAATATTGGTGTTAATGGATTAACCGTGACTGAGGTAAAAGGTTTTGGGCGCCAAAAAGGCCATGCTGAACTTTATCGTGGGGCAGAGTATACCGTCAATTTTCTACCAAAAGTAAAAATTGATGTCGCTATCAGTGATGAATTATTAGATGACGTGATCAATACAATTAGTAAAGCAGCATATACCGGTAAAATTGGTGATGGCAAAATTTTTGTGATGCCACTTGAAAATGCGATTCGTATTCGTACTGGTGAAACTGATGAAGCGGCGCTTTAACGTATAGATGACCGATGATGAATAACTTGATAACAGGATTTTGATTATGTTTAAAAAATTATTATTACTTTTAGTTATTTTGGTTTCCACCAGCGCGTTTGCTGATGAAGTTATTGTGGAACCGGTAATGAGTACTGTTGATAAGGCAGACAATGGATTTATGATGATTTGTACGGCATTAGTCTTATTTATGTCGGTACCTGGAATTGCTCTATTTTATGGTGGATTATTACGTTCTAAAAACGTACTTTCGATGTTATCACAAGTATTATTCACCTTTTCGTTAATTGCCGTATTATGGATTTTGTACGGTTATTCTCTCGCTTTTGGGGAAGGGAACTGGTTTTATGGTAACTTTGATTGGCTTTTATTGTCAGGTATTAAACCAACGGATGCCTCTGGAACAATATATCAATTTATTTGGATTGCTTTTCAGGGATCATTCGCCTGTATTACATGTTGTTTAATCCCTGGCGCTTTTGCTGAAAGAATCAAGTTTCCAGCGGTTATTATTTTTATGATAATTTGGTTTACTTTCTCTTATATTCCAATGGCTCACATGGTATGGGGCGGCGGCATATTAGGTGATGAAGGTGCATTAGACTTTGCTGGTGGTACTGTTGTTCATATTAATGCGGCGGTTGCAGGGTTAGTGGGTGCATACTTTATTAAAAAACGTTTAGGGTTTAATAAAGAAGCACTTAAGCCATTCAATTTACCTTATGTCTATTTAGGGGCTGCAATTCTTTATATCGGATGGTTTGGCTTTAATGCGGGATCTGCTGTACAAGCTAATGAGATTGCTGGTTTAGCTTTTATTAATACGGTTGCAGCAACGGCCGCGGCAGTTCTTTCATGGTCAGCGGTTGAATGGATACATCGTGGTAAGCCTTCTTGTTTAGGGGCCTGTTCTGGAGTTATCGCTGGGTTAGTCGGTATCACGCCAGCTGCGGGTTTTGTTGGTGTTGGTGGTGCATTAATTATTGGTCTAATTTGTGGTGCGATGGGTGTTTGGGGCGTATCTGTATTAAAACGAATGTTGCGAGTTGATGATACCTGTGACGTATTTGGCGTACATGGTGTATGTGGGATTGTCGGTTGCTTATTAACTGGAATATTTACTGCTGATTCACTCGGCGGCGTCGGTTATGCCGAAGGAGTAACCATGCTATCTCAAGTAGGAGTTCAAGCGATGAGTATTATCACTTGTGTTATTTGGACTGGTGTTGTTGCTTTCATTGCCTTCAAAGTTGCAGATAAACTAGTTGGTTTAAGAGTATCTGAAGAACATGAACGAGAAGGTCTTGATATTAACAGTCACGGTGAAAGTGCTTTTAATCACTAATTATTGACGATATTGAATATAATAAGGGCTAGATTAACTAGCCCTTTATTTTTACTTGGAGAAAATTATTTAAGATTAAAGAATAAATTTACTTAAATCCTCATCTGCGACAAGTTTATCTAAGTGACCACTTACATACTCAGCATCGATTGTGATAGTTGTACCATTTAGTTCGCTCGCATCGAAAGAGACTTCTTCCATTAATCGTTCAAGTACGGTATGTAGACGACGAGCTCCGATGTTTTCATTTTGTTCATTGACCTGCCATGCCGATTGTGCAATTTTACGAATACCATCTTCGGTAAACTCAATATTGACGCCTTCGGTTGCCATAAGTGCTTTATACTGTACGGTTAATGATGCATTTGGCTCGGTTAAAATACGTTCGAAATCTTCGGTAGTTAATGCCTGTAATTCAACACGAATTGGTAAACGGCCTTGTAGTTCAGGAATTAAATCAGATGGACTTGCCGTCTGGAATGCTCCTGATGCGATAAATAAAATATGGTCCGTTTTTACTGCACCATGTTTAGTAGATACAGTACATCCTTCAACTAATGGTAATAAGTCACGCTGTACACCTTCACGAGAAACATCCACTCCTGATGTATTACCATTACGTTTACAGACTTTATCAATCTCATCAATAAATACGATACCATTTTGCTCTACAGCTTCAATCGCTTCATGTTTCAGCTCTTCTGGATTAACGAGTTTTGCAGCTTCTTCTTCAATAAGTAGCTTAAAAGCATCTTTAATTTTCATTTTACGTGGTTTAGTTTTTTGTCCACCTAAATTTTGGAACATAGATTGTAACTGGCTAGTCATCTCTTCCATACCAGGAGGTGCCATAATTTCAACACCGATATTGACGCCAGAAACTTCAATCTCAATCTCTTTATCGTCTAAGCTGCCTTCGCGTAATTTTTTACGAAAAGCTTGTCTTGCAGTCGAGTCAGTATTTCCTTCTACTTGTCCCCAGCCATCTTTTGCTGGTGGAACAAGAACATCTAAAATACGCTCTTCAGCTAACTCTTCAGCACGGTTACGATTTTTTTCGATCGCTTGCCCACGAATCATCTTTACCGCTGAATCGGTTAAATCACGAATGATGGAGTCAACTTCTTTACCGACATAACCTACTTCAGTAAATTTAGTCGCTTCAACTTTAATAAAGGGTGCATTTGCCAATTTAGCAAGACGACGTGCAATTTCAGTTTTACCTACACCGGTTGGTCCGATCATTAGGATATTTTTAGGTGTCACTTCATGACGTAAAGCTTCATTAAGTTGCATACGACGCCAACGGTTACGTAAAGCAATGGCAACGGAACGCTTGGCTTTATCTTGACCAATAATATGTTGGTTAAGTTCGCTAACTATCTCTCTAGGAGTCATTTCAGACATAATCTATTCTCTTTAAATTCAGTTATACATTAATCATCACGTTACTTATTATAACGAGACCTATATTAATAATTTAATTCTTCAATAGTTTGGTAACCATTAGTATAGACACAAATATCCCCAGCAATGGTGAGCGATTTTTGCACAATATCACGAGCTGATAGTTCTGTACTATCTAATAGTGCTCGGGCAGCCGCTTGAGCATAAGGTCCACCAGAACCAATTGCGATCAAATCATCTTCTGGTTGGATAACATCACCTGTTCCCGTAATAATCAATGATGCGGTTTCATCTGCCACAGCTAGTAATGCTTCAAGCTTGCGTAACATGCGATCGGTACGCCAATCTTTTGCTAATTCAACAGCCGCTTTCGTTAAATGTCCTTGGTGCATTTCCAGTTTACGTTCAAACAGTTCAAATAGGGTAAAAGCATCTGCCGTACCACCAGCAAAGCCAGCAATGACTTTATTGTTATAGAGACGACGAACTTTTTTAGCATTCCCTTTCATGATTATTCTTTCACCTAGGGTAACTTGTCCATCACCACCAATGACAACTTGTCCATTACGACGGACGCTAACAATTGTAGTCACATTTTGCTCCTTAAATTTAAATTAGTTGGTACCCGTTATATACCAAACTTAATACATTACTTGGTTATATTGGGATAATAAAATCATTTTCAACTCGTCAAAGTAGAGAAATTTTAGTTTATTATTTCTTTTTTTACTTTTATGACGATCTCTGTTTTTAACTGGTTTATAATCATCAAGTTTATTTTTATTTATTCTCTATATCCAAATTTGTCTATTTGCCCTTTATTGCTAAAGGAGATGGTCAGAAGATGAGTTATCTATTAATGTAATGATTTTTTTATATTTATAATTGCATTAATTAAAATAGGGGGTTATTGTTCC is drawn from Orbaceae bacterium BiB and contains these coding sequences:
- the dgt gene encoding dGTPase, with translation MINFHSKISYQRHVGKQKECLSDEYSLVRCFESDRGRILNSAAIRRLQQKTQVFPLERNSVVRTRLTHSLEVQQVGRYIVKEIYQRLACAHQLKHYGLDKIGVVFESLVEMACLMHDIGNPPFGHFGEAAINHWFTHRLGIGRTSDYTMLNEQSDQPELNILRKKIRQDLCHFEGNAQAIRLVHTILKLNLTYSQIACILKYSKPAYWTEAIPPEFSYLMKKPGFYLSEEPFVNALLESFGQKTFHRYPLVYIMEAADDISYCIADLEDAVEKRIFTVEQLYQYLLDEWGPMKEDDLFDRVVTRAFKSLQYPLSADQFFMYLRVNTIGKLVPHAAERFIENIDTIYDGSFNHALLEDHDAEFKLLEIFKKVGFKYVFNHESVENIELQGYRIISGLLDIYSPLLAMPVADFSKLVKEGRHNHYMIETRLYHKLSAKHCIAYEEAVTQLNQDDPSFTVWEFYYRARLLQDYISGMTDHFAYDEYRKLMVSD
- the glnK gene encoding P-II family nitrogen regulator; amino-acid sequence: MKLVTVIIKPFKLEEVREALSNIGVNGLTVTEVKGFGRQKGHAELYRGAEYTVNFLPKVKIDVAISDELLDDVINTISKAAYTGKIGDGKIFVMPLENAIRIRTGETDEAAL
- the amtB gene encoding ammonium transporter AmtB, with protein sequence MFKKLLLLLVILVSTSAFADEVIVEPVMSTVDKADNGFMMICTALVLFMSVPGIALFYGGLLRSKNVLSMLSQVLFTFSLIAVLWILYGYSLAFGEGNWFYGNFDWLLLSGIKPTDASGTIYQFIWIAFQGSFACITCCLIPGAFAERIKFPAVIIFMIIWFTFSYIPMAHMVWGGGILGDEGALDFAGGTVVHINAAVAGLVGAYFIKKRLGFNKEALKPFNLPYVYLGAAILYIGWFGFNAGSAVQANEIAGLAFINTVAATAAAVLSWSAVEWIHRGKPSCLGACSGVIAGLVGITPAAGFVGVGGALIIGLICGAMGVWGVSVLKRMLRVDDTCDVFGVHGVCGIVGCLLTGIFTADSLGGVGYAEGVTMLSQVGVQAMSIITCVIWTGVVAFIAFKVADKLVGLRVSEEHEREGLDINSHGESAFNH
- the hslU gene encoding HslU--HslV peptidase ATPase subunit, translating into MSEMTPREIVSELNQHIIGQDKAKRSVAIALRNRWRRMQLNEALRHEVTPKNILMIGPTGVGKTEIARRLAKLANAPFIKVEATKFTEVGYVGKEVDSIIRDLTDSAVKMIRGQAIEKNRNRAEELAEERILDVLVPPAKDGWGQVEGNTDSTARQAFRKKLREGSLDDKEIEIEVSGVNIGVEIMAPPGMEEMTSQLQSMFQNLGGQKTKPRKMKIKDAFKLLIEEEAAKLVNPEELKHEAIEAVEQNGIVFIDEIDKVCKRNGNTSGVDVSREGVQRDLLPLVEGCTVSTKHGAVKTDHILFIASGAFQTASPSDLIPELQGRLPIRVELQALTTEDFERILTEPNASLTVQYKALMATEGVNIEFTEDGIRKIAQSAWQVNEQNENIGARRLHTVLERLMEEVSFDASELNGTTITIDAEYVSGHLDKLVADEDLSKFIL
- the hslV gene encoding ATP-dependent protease subunit HslV, producing the protein MTTIVSVRRNGQVVIGGDGQVTLGERIIMKGNAKKVRRLYNNKVIAGFAGGTADAFTLFELFERKLEMHQGHLTKAAVELAKDWRTDRMLRKLEALLAVADETASLIITGTGDVIQPEDDLIAIGSGGPYAQAAARALLDSTELSARDIVQKSLTIAGDICVYTNGYQTIEELNY